The Trueperaceae bacterium genome includes a window with the following:
- a CDS encoding M28 family peptidase — protein MTMPTREDVVDLVDSERLWAHLEAFSTSVRMSGSEEEAAAFAHAERVVREAGYEVRRLDHDGYVSKPGAAALAVEGHDVACITHAMAASTVGTTAPLAWARAASVEGCIAVEYGLARPGAVRELANRGAVGAVFINAEQRYEMVVSPVWGSPAVQQLGEVNRIPVVSIAGSEEEVVARAIDASETATMRTEVHTGWRTLPLLEATLRAPNGDGSAVMFSGHVDAWHLGAMDNGGANATMLEVATVMASQRDALRRDLYVLFWSGHSHGRYAGSQWYADHHAEQLRDRVLLHVNIDSVGGVGADDLTQAPSMPETFALAARAIAEETGQAYEGVRFERAGDQSFWGHGVSSVLMGLSEQPRGDDVAGRAFGAMFGKSRAGGFGWWWHTPEDTTDKVDPARLERDCRVYLRLVHEVCVAPIAPLSYRATAQDLAVRFRDWSRRLGDRLDVSILATRAEELVAMLERVEARWEAQPSREAWQVQKALARHLVPLGYVAGSSFEHDPALAQPAVPVLAEVEALLACDDADEVKHRRVSLQRRVNHVAWALREASAVARLALGEGEDT, from the coding sequence ATGACCATGCCCACGCGAGAGGACGTGGTCGACCTCGTGGACTCGGAGCGCTTGTGGGCGCATCTGGAGGCGTTCTCGACGAGCGTACGCATGTCGGGAAGCGAGGAGGAGGCCGCCGCGTTCGCGCATGCCGAACGCGTCGTACGCGAAGCAGGGTACGAGGTGAGGCGCCTCGATCACGATGGGTACGTCAGCAAGCCGGGCGCAGCGGCGCTGGCCGTCGAGGGTCATGACGTTGCGTGCATCACGCATGCCATGGCGGCCTCCACGGTGGGCACGACGGCGCCGCTTGCGTGGGCGCGTGCAGCATCGGTGGAGGGCTGTATCGCCGTGGAGTACGGTCTTGCACGGCCCGGAGCGGTTCGCGAACTCGCCAACCGGGGTGCGGTCGGCGCCGTGTTCATCAACGCGGAGCAACGCTACGAGATGGTCGTTTCGCCCGTGTGGGGGAGTCCCGCAGTCCAGCAGCTCGGAGAGGTGAATCGCATTCCGGTCGTTTCGATTGCGGGGAGCGAGGAGGAGGTCGTGGCCCGCGCGATCGATGCGTCCGAAACGGCGACGATGCGAACCGAGGTGCACACGGGATGGCGCACGTTGCCCTTGCTCGAGGCGACGTTGCGAGCGCCGAATGGCGATGGAAGTGCCGTGATGTTCAGTGGTCACGTCGACGCGTGGCACCTTGGCGCCATGGACAATGGCGGTGCCAACGCGACGATGCTGGAAGTCGCGACCGTGATGGCGAGTCAGCGGGATGCGCTACGTCGTGATTTGTACGTGTTGTTCTGGTCCGGGCATTCGCATGGTCGCTATGCAGGAAGTCAGTGGTACGCCGATCATCACGCCGAGCAGCTTCGCGACCGGGTACTCCTGCACGTGAACATCGATTCGGTGGGCGGGGTCGGAGCGGATGACTTGACGCAAGCGCCCAGCATGCCGGAAACGTTCGCACTTGCCGCCCGCGCCATTGCGGAGGAGACGGGACAGGCGTACGAAGGGGTGCGTTTCGAACGGGCGGGCGACCAGAGTTTCTGGGGGCATGGTGTGTCGAGCGTGCTGATGGGTTTGTCGGAACAGCCGCGCGGTGATGACGTGGCGGGTCGCGCCTTCGGCGCGATGTTCGGTAAGAGTCGCGCGGGCGGGTTTGGCTGGTGGTGGCACACGCCGGAAGACACGACGGACAAGGTCGATCCTGCACGTTTGGAACGAGATTGCCGCGTGTACCTGCGTCTCGTGCATGAGGTATGCGTGGCGCCCATCGCTCCATTGTCGTATCGCGCTACGGCGCAGGACCTTGCCGTCCGCTTTCGCGATTGGTCACGACGGCTTGGAGACCGGTTGGACGTCTCCATTCTGGCGACGCGTGCCGAAGAACTCGTCGCAATGCTCGAACGTGTGGAGGCACGCTGGGAGGCGCAGCCATCGCGTGAGGCGTGGCAGGTTCAGAAGGCACTCGCTCGGCACTTGGTGCCTCTGGGGTACGTGGCTGGATCGAGCTTCGAGCATGACCCAGCCTTGGCGCAACCCGCCGTGCCGGTCCTCGCTGAGGTCGAAGCGCTGCTCGCATGCGACGACGCCGACGAGGTCAAGCATCGTCGCGTGTCGCTGCAACGGCGCGTCAACCACGTGGCATGGGCGTTGCGTGAGGCGTCGGCAGTGGCACGCTTGGCGCTCGGTGAAGGGGAGGATACGTAG
- a CDS encoding creatininase family protein, with amino-acid sequence MLDDLPWTDVDAYLQRGGRRLVVLLGSTENHGPHAPLGTDTIIARGVGSRVAKRLDALATPPTPFGFAAHHRRYPGSASLSNRTLATVLGEVVQGYAEQGFEQFAFLSGHGGNRVAIDLAVSELADAVPDATLVHARMLPLQTGAALREQVEAAYGSPLSDLWGAHGGEQETAAVMAERPELVRREVAPAPTDVAAYLDATRDPAVTRLERSIAPFTSHGTWGDARRATPEQGTLFLEHVADDLAARIVRLLPAESIQEGMAAS; translated from the coding sequence ATGTTGGACGACCTTCCCTGGACCGACGTGGATGCCTACCTGCAACGCGGTGGGCGACGCCTCGTCGTGCTGCTCGGCAGTACGGAGAACCATGGTCCGCACGCCCCACTGGGAACCGATACGATCATCGCGCGCGGTGTGGGTAGTCGGGTGGCGAAGCGGCTCGACGCGCTTGCCACGCCACCCACGCCGTTCGGCTTCGCAGCGCATCACCGTCGGTACCCGGGATCGGCGAGCCTGAGCAATCGGACGCTCGCGACGGTGCTTGGCGAGGTGGTGCAAGGGTATGCGGAGCAAGGGTTCGAACAGTTCGCGTTTCTGAGTGGTCATGGTGGAAACCGCGTGGCGATCGACCTGGCCGTGAGCGAACTCGCGGATGCGGTGCCCGACGCTACGCTCGTGCATGCACGCATGTTGCCCCTGCAGACGGGTGCGGCGTTGCGCGAGCAGGTCGAAGCGGCGTACGGATCGCCCCTTTCGGACCTGTGGGGTGCGCACGGCGGGGAGCAGGAGACGGCTGCCGTGATGGCGGAGCGTCCCGAGTTGGTGCGTCGCGAGGTGGCGCCTGCGCCCACGGACGTCGCTGCCTACCTCGATGCGACGCGCGACCCGGCCGTGACGCGCCTGGAGCGATCGATTGCACCGTTCACCTCGCACGGAACGTGGGGTGATGCGCGACGCGCCACGCCCGAACAGGGCACATTGTTCTTGGAGCACGTGGCGGACGATCTCGCAGCACGGATCGTTCGACTGCTTCCCGCCGAAAGCATCCAAGAAGGGATGGCGGCATCGTGA
- a CDS encoding ABC transporter permease, which produces MTTAANLFTWRKNRSLQRFLRSPAGVIGLAFLVLVVLAAIFAPYLAPFDPYQQHLPDRRAAPGGTYLLGADEFGRDILSRILFGARVALRTGVVSTAIGLVAGAFFGIIAGYLGGWIDDLIMRVMDVLLAFPYLLLAIAIVSALGPSEFNTQLAIAVWTLPSFARLIRGTVLSLREKEYVEAADALGARNGGILLRHVVPNTFSPLLVYGAVFIARAIMLEAALSFLGLGAQPPMASWGNMISEGRDYLRLAPHIITMPGIALGLTVLAVNLVADALRDALDTRTNGV; this is translated from the coding sequence ATGACGACGGCAGCGAACCTCTTCACCTGGCGCAAGAACCGCTCCCTGCAAAGGTTCCTCCGAAGTCCTGCAGGCGTGATCGGTCTCGCCTTCCTGGTGCTCGTGGTCCTTGCTGCGATCTTCGCGCCGTACCTCGCGCCATTCGATCCGTACCAGCAGCACTTGCCCGACCGGCGGGCTGCGCCTGGGGGGACCTACCTGCTTGGTGCCGACGAGTTCGGTCGTGACATCTTGTCGCGCATCCTGTTCGGCGCGCGTGTGGCGTTGCGGACCGGCGTCGTATCCACCGCCATCGGTCTCGTCGCAGGTGCATTCTTCGGCATCATCGCCGGGTATCTCGGCGGTTGGATCGACGACCTGATCATGCGCGTCATGGACGTCCTGCTGGCTTTTCCCTACCTGCTGCTCGCCATTGCGATCGTGAGTGCGCTGGGCCCAAGCGAGTTCAACACGCAACTCGCGATCGCGGTGTGGACGCTCCCGAGTTTCGCGCGGTTGATTCGAGGGACGGTCCTCTCGCTCCGCGAGAAGGAGTACGTCGAAGCGGCAGATGCGCTGGGTGCGCGCAATGGCGGGATTCTCCTACGCCATGTGGTGCCCAACACCTTCTCGCCTCTCCTGGTGTACGGCGCGGTGTTCATTGCGCGCGCCATCATGCTCGAAGCGGCGTTGAGCTTCCTGGGTCTGGGTGCGCAACCCCCCATGGCTTCCTGGGGGAACATGATTTCCGAAGGTCGGGACTACCTGCGCCTTGCACCCCACATCATCACCATGCCCGGCATTGCGCTCGGCCTCACGGTATTGGCCGTGAACCTCGTGGCCGACGCTTTGCGCGACGCGCTCGATACGCGCACGAACGGAGTGTGA
- a CDS encoding ABC transporter permease produces the protein MYAYVIRRLLWAIPVLVGITFTIHTVLSLTPGDPVRIMLGETATEAQIEAARAEIGLDRPFLERYGFYLGNVIRGDLGESYRNKRNVSDELLDALPATAQLAVAALVLIVLFGIPTGVISAVYRGTWIDAILTTASLVGLSMPVFWIGLLLIYFFGFTWPILPIGGMRDGLASYVLPAFTLALNSYAMISRLTRSEVLETLGEDYIRTARAKGLAFSAVVWRHALKASFIPIVTVIGLQFGLLLGGAVLTETVFSWPGIGRLMVDAIMTRDLLVVQGAVLVLAIIFVAVNLAVDLIYAFLDPRIRFA, from the coding sequence ATGTACGCCTATGTGATTCGCAGGTTGCTGTGGGCCATTCCGGTGTTGGTCGGCATCACGTTCACGATCCATACCGTGTTGAGCTTGACTCCGGGCGATCCCGTCCGCATCATGCTCGGCGAGACGGCAACCGAAGCGCAGATCGAAGCGGCGCGCGCCGAGATTGGGCTCGACCGCCCCTTCCTCGAGCGGTACGGCTTCTACCTCGGCAACGTCATCCGCGGCGACCTCGGCGAGTCGTATCGCAACAAGCGCAACGTGTCCGATGAGCTTCTCGATGCGCTCCCCGCCACCGCGCAACTCGCCGTCGCCGCCCTCGTACTCATCGTCCTCTTCGGCATCCCCACCGGCGTGATTTCCGCGGTGTATCGCGGCACGTGGATCGATGCGATCCTCACCACCGCGTCGCTCGTGGGCTTGTCGATGCCGGTGTTCTGGATCGGGTTGCTCCTCATCTATTTTTTTGGATTCACCTGGCCCATCCTGCCCATAGGCGGCATGCGCGATGGGCTCGCAAGTTACGTCCTGCCTGCCTTCACGCTGGCGCTCAACAGTTACGCAATGATTTCTCGGCTTACGCGCAGCGAAGTGCTCGAAACGCTTGGCGAGGACTACATTCGCACCGCCCGCGCGAAGGGTCTCGCCTTCAGCGCCGTCGTGTGGCGCCACGCCCTGAAAGCTTCGTTCATTCCCATCGTCACGGTCATTGGCCTGCAATTTGGATTGTTGTTGGGAGGCGCCGTGTTGACCGAAACCGTCTTCTCCTGGCCAGGGATTGGCCGCTTGATGGTGGACGCCATCATGACCCGCGATCTGCTGGTCGTGCAGGGCGCCGTTCTGGTTCTCGCCATCATCTTCGTCGCCGTCAACCTGGCGGTCGACCTCATCTATGCCTTCCTCGACCCTAGGATCCGGTTCGCATGA
- a CDS encoding ABC transporter substrate-binding protein, which translates to MRWSLRLSVSVLALVLVSLFSVTIAQDERLVIVRPSDAISLDPQRATTAPEVWVYNNIYETLVVLDEDMEIQPGLATSWERIDEERMRFYLKEGVTFHDGTPFNAEAVQFTFERVLNPESPARGASWLGPIVGAEVVDEYTVDIVTDGPLGPLLNHLSMVFVVGMVSPDAVEQYGDEYGRNPVGTGPFRFVEWQTNEYILLERNEAYHGDVPEIAEVEFRVVPEEGARMLSFIRGDADMLLRAAPAELPMIREDPSYTVYDTPGLRVVYIGLNFTQEPTGDPRIRQALAHAIDVDSINAFVVEDAMEPATGVLATGVFGYAETDIVERYAYDPERALALFAEAGYEQNAQGQLVDASGDPLRLTQWASVGRDLKDKEVSETVAAQLREIGVTVEYVQREWGAYLSALALDEVDYNLFTLGWVTLTGDADFGLYTNFHEGYGTNRAHYDNAEVNALLDEARVDLDPDVRLAAYAAAQQQIVEDVVWIPIYQTRETVVVQEWVKGYVPHPGEYYVRLAPVTKE; encoded by the coding sequence ATGCGTTGGTCCCTACGACTGTCCGTATCGGTCCTGGCGTTGGTCCTCGTCTCGCTGTTCAGCGTGACGATTGCGCAAGACGAGCGCCTCGTCATCGTGCGTCCTAGCGACGCCATTTCACTCGATCCGCAACGCGCCACGACGGCGCCCGAAGTGTGGGTCTACAACAACATCTACGAAACGCTCGTGGTGCTCGACGAGGACATGGAGATCCAACCCGGACTCGCGACCTCCTGGGAACGCATCGACGAAGAACGCATGCGCTTCTACCTCAAGGAAGGCGTGACCTTCCACGACGGCACGCCCTTCAACGCAGAAGCCGTGCAATTCACCTTCGAGCGCGTCCTCAATCCGGAATCGCCCGCGCGTGGCGCATCCTGGCTCGGTCCCATCGTCGGCGCGGAGGTCGTTGACGAGTACACGGTCGACATCGTCACGGACGGGCCGCTCGGACCGCTCCTCAACCACCTCAGCATGGTTTTCGTCGTGGGCATGGTCAGCCCGGACGCCGTCGAACAGTACGGCGACGAGTACGGCCGCAATCCGGTTGGCACCGGCCCCTTCCGCTTCGTGGAGTGGCAAACGAACGAGTACATCCTCCTCGAACGCAACGAGGCCTATCATGGCGACGTACCCGAGATTGCCGAAGTGGAGTTCCGCGTCGTGCCTGAAGAAGGCGCACGCATGCTCTCCTTCATCCGCGGTGACGCCGACATGCTACTCCGTGCCGCACCGGCCGAACTCCCCATGATCCGAGAAGACCCGAGCTACACCGTGTACGACACGCCCGGGCTGCGCGTCGTGTACATCGGCCTCAACTTCACGCAGGAACCCACCGGTGATCCGCGCATCCGCCAAGCGCTCGCCCATGCCATCGACGTGGACTCCATCAACGCCTTCGTCGTCGAGGACGCCATGGAGCCCGCCACGGGCGTTCTCGCCACCGGCGTGTTCGGCTACGCCGAAACCGACATCGTCGAACGCTACGCCTACGATCCCGAACGCGCACTTGCCCTATTCGCCGAGGCGGGCTACGAACAAAACGCGCAAGGCCAACTCGTCGACGCGAGCGGAGACCCCCTCCGCCTCACACAGTGGGCGTCGGTGGGCCGCGATCTCAAGGATAAGGAAGTCAGCGAAACGGTCGCCGCGCAACTTCGCGAGATCGGCGTGACGGTCGAGTACGTGCAACGCGAATGGGGCGCCTACCTCAGTGCGCTCGCCCTCGACGAGGTCGACTACAACCTGTTCACCCTGGGATGGGTCACGCTCACCGGGGACGCCGATTTCGGCCTCTACACCAACTTCCATGAAGGCTACGGCACCAACCGCGCGCACTACGACAACGCGGAGGTCAACGCCCTGCTCGACGAGGCCCGCGTCGACCTTGATCCCGACGTGCGCCTCGCCGCCTACGCCGCCGCGCAACAGCAAATCGTCGAGGACGTCGTCTGGATCCCCATCTACCAGACGCGCGAAACGGTCGTCGTGCAGGAGTGGGTGAAGGGCTACGTTCCGCACCCCGGTGAGTACTACGTCCGACTCGCCCCCGTCACCAAGGAGTGA
- a CDS encoding MurR/RpiR family transcriptional regulator → MSETLLDRYPLPTALTERIGSLSRKQERVLEFLVSNPMAGASVTIEQIAEQLDVSVSTVIRTAKELGYSGFGALKRDLRAAYLNTLEPLEQARVRITSRIDPDFVAAQLERDAQNLEDLLETVDVAQIVKLGRDIATARRTVIVSTGSYAAVGHILSHQCRFLGYDVRLEMRGSSFLAHEVAALGPQDVMIVVGFWRDRASHLRVATHAKGKGTRLVAITDASGSHLARIADDTFLVPTESTAFYQSMVAATALAYAIVNAVWQFDSARGETVAEEAQALYTGMDMFLSRASRLDE, encoded by the coding sequence GTGTCCGAAACGCTACTCGATCGCTACCCGCTCCCTACGGCCCTGACCGAACGCATCGGTTCGCTCAGTCGTAAGCAGGAGCGGGTATTGGAGTTCCTCGTGTCGAACCCCATGGCCGGTGCGAGCGTGACGATCGAGCAGATCGCCGAGCAGCTCGACGTGAGCGTCTCGACGGTGATTCGCACCGCGAAGGAGCTTGGATACTCGGGTTTCGGTGCCCTGAAACGCGATCTTCGGGCCGCGTACCTCAACACGCTCGAACCGCTCGAGCAGGCGCGCGTGCGCATTACGTCGCGCATCGATCCCGACTTCGTAGCAGCGCAGTTGGAGCGCGACGCACAAAACCTAGAGGACCTGCTCGAGACGGTCGATGTAGCGCAGATCGTGAAATTGGGCCGCGACATCGCAACGGCGCGCCGCACGGTCATCGTGTCGACGGGTAGTTACGCCGCAGTGGGCCACATCCTTTCGCACCAGTGCCGTTTCCTTGGTTACGACGTGCGGCTCGAGATGCGCGGGTCGAGCTTCCTCGCGCACGAAGTCGCCGCCCTCGGTCCGCAGGACGTGATGATCGTGGTGGGATTCTGGCGGGACCGTGCGTCGCATCTGCGGGTCGCGACGCATGCGAAGGGAAAGGGAACGCGGCTCGTGGCCATCACGGATGCATCGGGTTCGCACCTCGCGCGCATCGCCGACGACACCTTCCTCGTCCCTACGGAGAGCACGGCGTTCTACCAGTCGATGGTGGCTGCAACGGCGCTGGCGTACGCGATCGTGAACGCCGTGTGGCAGTTCGATTCGGCGCGGGGCGAGACGGTGGCCGAAGAAGCGCAAGCGTTGTACACGGGCATGGACATGTTCCTGTCGCGCGCCTCCCGTCTCGACGAGTAA
- a CDS encoding SDR family oxidoreductase has translation MAHSLVDLSGRVAVVTGGGGNIGGASSRALAEAGADVAVVDIRGDAAGRVADEVRGFGRRALAVTGDASDYEDVRRMADEVLGHFGRADVLVNVAGGSEPRTFFEIGPEDYESAFRRNMMSAWAWAHRLAPQMRDRPHQRIINVASISGKHGGGPPATVSKSAYASAKGGVIGLTKGLAKELAPDVTVNAVCPGLIHTPNTSRITEGPHREEILGQIPMARFGRPEDVAAAVLFFASNGAEWITGEITDINGGQYVD, from the coding sequence ATGGCACATTCGTTGGTGGACCTTTCGGGCCGCGTGGCGGTCGTCACGGGAGGCGGTGGCAACATTGGTGGCGCGTCGAGCCGCGCGCTGGCGGAGGCGGGTGCGGACGTCGCGGTCGTCGACATTCGCGGCGACGCTGCAGGACGCGTTGCAGACGAGGTGCGCGGCTTTGGGCGGCGCGCGTTGGCGGTCACCGGTGACGCCTCGGACTACGAGGACGTGCGACGCATGGCGGACGAGGTGCTCGGTCATTTCGGTCGGGCGGACGTGCTCGTCAACGTCGCGGGGGGGAGCGAACCCCGGACGTTTTTCGAGATCGGTCCGGAGGATTACGAAAGCGCATTTCGACGCAACATGATGAGTGCGTGGGCATGGGCGCATCGTCTCGCACCGCAAATGCGCGACCGGCCGCACCAGCGCATCATCAACGTCGCGTCGATCTCCGGAAAGCATGGCGGAGGGCCTCCGGCAACGGTCAGCAAGAGTGCCTATGCATCAGCCAAGGGTGGCGTGATCGGTTTGACGAAGGGCCTGGCGAAGGAGCTTGCGCCGGACGTCACGGTCAACGCCGTCTGTCCAGGCTTGATTCACACGCCCAACACGTCGCGCATCACGGAGGGCCCGCACCGCGAGGAGATCCTCGGCCAGATTCCCATGGCGCGCTTCGGCAGGCCCGAAGACGTTGCAGCGGCGGTGCTATTCTTCGCGTCGAACGGCGCGGAGTGGATCACGGGGGAGATCACCGACATCAACGGTGGCCAGTACGTCGATTGA
- a CDS encoding gamma-glutamyltransferase: protein MSHSRVRAIRNERPAGRSGVTTMHPHAAEVATHVLAEGGTAQDAALAALAAMSVAEPFMSGLGGHGALLVAPPDDAPYLLDASACGPSLPPTLPPPHRGVRSTPVPHAIAGWIGLHEDGGSQPLRDLLAPAIDAARYGLPVAWYTALMIAAHGRLLASNPAARDVFLAREGLPPQAATSDRTPADLLVQHDLADTLTRVGHYGLAELTEGETADRIAHHLAQHGGFVTADDLARITPASRTTPLTGHYRGFTVHAGPHTSAAASLIEMLHILEDLDPGVAHLGSPAYYAAIADAQRAAFLDREWHGDPDFERAPLDAFCDPVLARLRQTDLHAAAGGPLPLRNLHADGYPTLATSTPPRNASDEASTTHLNVAAPDGTLITATFTLGYPFGSGIVTPGTGLLLGNTLYQFDADASHPNAYAAGKRAVWNGAPAILTHENGTRIAIGAPGGPKIPGAIAQVLVAHLAYGRSPQRATEVPRIMQAGDVAYLDDHADPTIFEALHAWGRDVRPKPEGPFQSNFARPSLLVRDPHGGVRGGVDAPRLATLALT from the coding sequence ATGTCCCACTCCCGAGTCCGCGCCATCCGCAACGAACGCCCCGCCGGCCGTAGCGGTGTCACCACCATGCACCCGCACGCTGCCGAGGTCGCCACCCACGTCCTCGCAGAAGGTGGTACCGCCCAAGACGCCGCCCTCGCCGCGCTTGCCGCCATGAGCGTCGCCGAACCGTTCATGAGCGGCCTCGGAGGTCACGGCGCTCTCCTCGTCGCACCCCCCGACGATGCGCCCTACCTGCTCGACGCAAGCGCATGCGGGCCGAGCCTGCCACCTACCCTGCCCCCACCACACCGAGGCGTACGATCCACGCCCGTACCGCACGCCATCGCAGGCTGGATCGGGCTCCACGAAGATGGAGGCAGCCAACCCCTTCGCGACCTGCTCGCCCCCGCCATCGACGCTGCGCGATACGGCCTTCCCGTCGCCTGGTACACCGCCCTGATGATCGCCGCGCACGGACGACTCCTCGCCAGCAACCCCGCTGCACGCGACGTGTTCCTCGCCCGCGAAGGTCTGCCACCACAAGCCGCCACCTCCGACCGAACCCCAGCCGACCTACTCGTCCAACACGACCTTGCCGATACCCTCACGCGCGTCGGCCACTACGGACTCGCCGAACTCACCGAAGGCGAGACGGCCGACCGCATCGCACACCACCTCGCGCAGCACGGCGGTTTCGTCACCGCCGACGACCTGGCACGCATCACACCCGCGTCGCGCACGACGCCCCTCACCGGCCATTACCGCGGCTTCACCGTGCATGCAGGCCCGCACACGAGCGCAGCTGCCAGCTTGATCGAAATGCTGCACATCCTCGAGGACCTCGATCCAGGCGTTGCACATCTCGGCTCACCCGCCTACTACGCCGCGATTGCCGACGCGCAACGCGCCGCATTCCTCGACCGCGAGTGGCACGGCGACCCCGACTTCGAACGCGCACCCCTCGACGCATTCTGCGACCCGGTACTCGCACGCCTCCGGCAAACGGACCTCCATGCCGCAGCCGGCGGGCCGCTCCCCCTACGCAATCTTCATGCCGATGGGTACCCCACACTCGCGACGTCCACCCCTCCCCGCAACGCAAGCGACGAAGCGTCCACCACGCATCTCAACGTCGCCGCGCCCGATGGCACCCTCATCACCGCCACCTTCACGCTCGGCTACCCCTTCGGATCCGGCATCGTCACGCCCGGCACGGGTCTACTCCTCGGCAACACGCTGTACCAGTTCGACGCCGACGCCAGCCACCCCAACGCCTACGCCGCTGGGAAGCGAGCCGTCTGGAATGGAGCACCCGCCATCCTCACCCACGAGAACGGAACCCGCATCGCCATCGGCGCGCCTGGCGGACCGAAGATTCCAGGCGCCATCGCCCAAGTACTCGTCGCCCACCTCGCCTACGGACGATCACCACAACGCGCCACCGAAGTGCCGCGCATCATGCAAGCGGGCGACGTCGCCTATCTCGACGACCACGCCGACCCCACGATCTTCGAAGCCCTCCACGCATGGGGACGCGACGTGCGCCCCAAACCCGAAGGGCCGTTCCAATCCAACTTCGCGCGCCCCAGCCTGCTCGTACGCGACCCACATGGAGGCGTACGTGGCGGCGTCGACGCGCCCCGCCTCGCCACCCTCGCCCTTACCTAA